In Betta splendens chromosome 19, fBetSpl5.4, whole genome shotgun sequence, the following proteins share a genomic window:
- the fmn2b gene encoding formin-2 isoform X2, translating into MGNQEAKQKKAAAASGNGSYPSLDEGWREGGGDGARKGGKRLHGKHGGKGINGGGGGLHGTGPGKKKNKSESKSSVFSIRKRKSNLKGKGDVCSSVTGSKEDVLASQHEELDSTKTPDLSADELGHWETEAADPESRQERGAGGAGEREPEAPRRASTAATSPAEDGGQKGGSSGSDTDIYSFHSAADHEDLLADIQLAIRLQHQQLHGGVHAIAEAQEEGEREPGWGGGEGGRKQSNGAVRVAPREALDLTPELELGSDALSFLEAEKDSGSDSHADPPPTPTPHLPFHAEVEEREEAVEEQGELEREALLCAAAGTKDLHPPHTAVAMATKGEAAVSPVAMTTGGNSLPGHTFDSAGKLPGEVEEDAGGEAPQEEAPADSRGRSPDAAEGLSSGAVFEEGEGPLGSGTSAESLDDCLSAGSESGPPASTAAGASPSHRQRRASNVSFSPLPPQESPTLAKRLLRSSHSSASSSPVVKPYPPIFPSYIKTTTRQLSSPGHSPALSPSHSPLSPRRAHHHLHRAAADGQQLRRQRSRSLAGSLSRSADWTEELERRLRSREEDSEGSREYLVGYRGGGGSQPLCATRRSSCGLQDIFTGRTLLEKLFLQQQQEEPEEAERLCSRILAMGLLLPFTDCFREQLGGSTAHVGGAAAAASAKFDHDQLYTWAAVNQPPHSLEPLDGKLFKGPWPPVKAGPRSTETEDNQEQHAAPLDLRQQQKENQESQEDCVLPSSKLKEKHVNVIQQLEQTIEDLRTKIAELERQPPLLDRDGTTPPALTTDRECGGEEGLPRAVCDAHLQTEAGLSLGGLEVKSVQTSPVDESFRFKVPCGDAGAPAPPSRRDGVHCSCQQQPLPPAGGAAPPPPPPPPPPPPPPPPPLPGGSVPAPPPPPPPPPLPGGLMPPPPPPPPPLPGGVAPPPPPPPPPPGCGPPPPPPPPPPPGSACGPPAPPGALGSLPPPLPLGLYALGLTQEKPPRKAVVEPPRPMKPLYWTRIQLHTKKDASSSLVWETIEEPDVDFEEFVELFSKTAVKEKKQPLSDTITKSKAKQVVKLLNNKRSQAVGILMSSLHLDMKDIQHAVLNLDNTVVDLETLQALYENRAQQEEMDKIEKHIKSSKDKENAKPLDKPEQFLHQLSLIPNFSGRVFCILFQCSFTECMSSITRKLDTLQRLCKALQDGRTVKQVLGLVLAFGNFMNGGNRTRGQADGFSLDILPKLKDVKSSDSTKSLLCFVVAYYLRHFDEDAGRETCVYPLPEPHELFQASQMKFEDFQKDLARLRKDLRACTSEAEKVCKAADEDNLQPFKEKMDEFLTQAKNELETLDAQLSNTHKLFLELTVFFSVKAKAGEKEVSPNTFFCMWHEFSSDFKDQWKKENKAILKERLKAAEESFRQAKEKASYSVKPKHASGIKAKLGMKI; encoded by the exons ATGGGCAACCAGGAGGCGAAGCAGAAGAAAGCGGCCGCAGCATCGGGTAATGGAAGCTACCCCTCGCTGGACGAAGgctggagggaaggaggaggcgacggCGCTAGGAAGGGGGGGAAGAGGCTCCACGGGAAACATGGAGGTAAAGGCAtcaacggaggaggaggggggctgcaTGGCACCGGTCCAggcaagaagaaaaacaagtccGAGTCCAAGTCCTCGGTTTTCTCCATCCGCAAGAGGAAGAGCAACCTGAAAGGGAAAGGGGACGTGTGTTCATCAGTGACcgggtccaaggaggacgtcttAGCGTCCCAGCACGAGGAACTGGACAGCACCAAAACACCGGACCTGTCTGCAGACGAGCTGGGCCACTGGGAGACCGAGGCTGCCGACCCCGAGAGCCGGCAGGAGCGGGGAGCAGGAGGCGCGGGGGAGCGGGAGCCGGAGGCGCCGCGCAGAGCCTCCACGGCAGCGACCTCCCCCGCCGAGGACGGGGGGCAGAAGGGGGGGAGCTCGGGCTCCGACACCGACATCTACAGCTTCCACTCGGCCGCCGACCACGAGGACCTGCTCGCCGACATCCAGCTCGCCATCcggctgcagcaccagcagctgcacggGGGAGTCCACGCGATCGCGGAggcgcaggaggagggggagcgggaGCCGGgctggggaggaggggagggggggaggaagcAGAGCAACGGCGCGGTCAGAGTGGCTCCTCGCGAGGCGCTCGACCTGACCCCCGAGCTAGAACTGGGCTCGGACGCCCTGTCGTTCCTGGAGGCGGAGAAGGATTCCGGTTCCGACAGCCATGCGGACCcgcctcccactcccactccgcACCTCCCGTTCCacgcagaggtggaggagagggaggaggcggtggaggagcagggggagctggagagagaagcCCTGCTTTGTGCAGCCGCGGGCACAAAAGACCTGCACCCCCCTCACACAGCCGTCGCCATGGCTACTAAAGGGGAGGCAGCTGTCAGCCCCGTCGCCATGACGACCGGGGGTAACAGCCTCCCTGGTCACACGTTTGACAGTGCAGGAAAGCTCccgggggaggtggaggaggatgccGGAGGTGAAGCCCCCCAGGAGGAGGCGCCTGCAGACAGTCGCGGCCGAAGCCCCGACGCGGCCGAGGGCCTGAGCTCGGGGGCCGTGTTCGAGGAGGGCGAGGGTCCGCTGGGCTCGGGCACCAGCGCCGAGTCCCTGGACGACTGCCTGAGCGCCGGCTCGGAGTCCGGCCCCCCCGCCTCCACCGCCGCCGGGGCGTCCCCCTCCCACAGGCAGCGCCGGGCGAGCAACGTGTCCTTCAGCCCGCTGCCGCCCCAGGAGAGCCCCACGCTGGCCAAGCGCCTCCTCAGGTCCAGccactcctccgcctcctccagccccGTGGTCAAGCCCTACCCTCCCATCTTCCCCTCCTACATCAAGACCACCACCAGGCAGCTGAGCTCCCCGGGACACTCCCCGGCCCTGTCCCCGTCCCACAGCCCCCTGTCCCCGCGCAGGGcccaccatcacctccacag GGCGGCGGCTGACGGCCAGCAGCTCCGCAGGCAGCGGTCCCGGAGCCTCGCCGGGTCACTGAGCCGCTCCGCCGACTggacggaggagctggagcggcggctgaggagcagggaggaggacagCGAGGGCTCCAGAGAGTACCTGGTGGGCtacaggggaggaggaggcagccagCCCCTCTGTGCCACCAGGAGGTCCTCCTGTGGACTCCAGGACATCTTCACAG GCCGGACCCTCCTCGAGAAGctgttcctccagcagcagcaggaggagcccgAGGAGGCGGAGAGGCTCTGCTCCCGGATCCTGGCCATGGGCCTCCTGCTGCCGTTCACCGACTGCTTCAGGGAGCAGCTCGGCGGCAGCACGGCCCACGTCGgcggcgctgccgccgccgcatCGGCCAAGTTCGAC CATGATCAGCTCTACACATGGGCGGCAGTCAACCAACCACCTCACTCCCTGGAGCCGCTGGATGGGAAGCTGTTTAAAGGCCCCTGGCCTCCAGTCAAGGCCGGACCCAGGTCCACAGAGACAG AGGACAATCAAG AACAACACGCAGCCCCTCTGGATTTGAGGCAACAGCAGAAGGAGAACCAAGAAAGTCAG GAGGACTGTGTGCTCCCCTCATCAAAACTAAAGGAGAAACACGTGAAcgtcatccagcagctggaacaaacGATCGAGGACCTCAGGACTAAGATCGCGGAGCTGGAGCGACAGCCCCCTCTGCTGGACAGGGACGGTACGACGCCCCCCGCCCTCACCACGGACAGGGAgtgtgggggggaggagggccTGCCGAGGGCCGTGTGCGACGCTCACCTGCAGACGGAGGCGGGGCTCTCGCTGGGCGGCCTGGAGGTCAAGTCGGTGCAGACCTCACCCGTGGACGAGAGCTTTAGGTTCAAAGTGCCTTGTGGCGACGCCGGCGCCCCGGCGCCTCCCTCCAGGCGGGACGGGGTCCACTgctcctgtcagcagcagccgcttcccccggcaggaggagcagcgcctcctccccctcctcctccccctcctccccctcctccccctcctccccccttacCAGGTGGCTCAGTAcccgcgcctcctcctcctcctcctcctccgccgctaCCAGGGGGTTTAATgccacctcctcccccacctcctccccctttgCCTGGTGGCGTCGCtcccccgccgccccctccgCCCCCACCTCCGGGCTgcgggcctcctcctcctcctcctcccccacctccaccgGGGTCCGCGTGCGGGCCTCCGGCTCCTCCGGGGGCCCTGGgctccctgcctcctcctctgccgttGGGGCTCTATGCACTGGGTCTGACTCAGGAGAAGCCTCCCAGGAAGGCCGTGGTGGAGCCGCCCCGACCCATGAAGCCTCTCTACTGGACCAGGATCCAGCTGCACACCAAGAA GGACGcgtcttcttcgttggtgtgGGAGACAATCGAGGAGCCAGACGTGGACTTCGAGGAGTTTGTGGAGTTGTTCTCCAAAACGGCTGTTAAGGAGAAGAAGCAGCCGCTTTCGGACACCATCACCAAGTCCAAAGCCAAGCAG GTAGTGAAGCTCCTGAACAACAAGCGTTCCCAGGCCGTTGGAATCCTCATGTCCTCGCTGCACCTCGATATGAAAGACATCCAACATG CCGTCCTGAATTTGGACAACACCGTGGTGGACTTGGAGACGCTGCAGGCGCTGTATGAGAAT AGGgcacagcaggaggagatggacaagATTGAAAAGCACATCAAGTCATCGAAGGACAAAGAGAACGCCAAGCCTCTGGACAAACCTGAGCA GTTTTTGCACCAGCTCTCCCTCATTCCGAACTTCTCGGGCAGAGTCTTCTGCATCCTCTTCCAGTGCAGCTTCACGGAGTGCATGTCGTCCATAACCAGGAAGCTGGACACGCTGCAGAGGCTGTGCAag GCGCTACAGGACGGCAGGACGGTCAAGCAGgtcctgggtctggttctggccTTCGGCAACTTCATGAATGGGGGAAACCGGACCCGAGGCCAAGCTGACGGCTTCAGCCTGGACATCCTGCCCAAGCTGAAAGACGTGAAGAGCAGC GACAGCACGAAGAGTCTTCTCTGTTTCGTCGTGGCCTACTACCTCAGACACTTCGATGAG GACGCCGGCAGGGAGACGTGTGTGTATCCTCTCCCCGAGCCTCACGAACTGTTCCAGGCTTCACAGATGAAGTTTGAAGACTTTCAGAAAGATCTGGCTCGCCTCAGGAAGGACCTGAGAG CGTGTACGTCTGAAGCGGAAAAGGtttgcaaagctgcagatgaggATAACTTGCAGCCCTTCAAAGAAAAGATGGACGAATTCCTAACACAAG CTAAAAACGAACTGGAAACCCTGGATGCTCAGCTCAGCAACACCCACAAACT GTTCCTGGAGCTCACGGTGTTCTTTTCCGTGAAGGCCAAGGCGGGAGAGAAGGAGGTTTCACCCAACACGTTCTTCTGCATGTGGCACGAGTTCTCGTCAGATTTCAAGGACCAGtggaagaaagaaaacaaagccatTCTCAAGGAAAG gttaaaagcagcagaggagtcGTTCCGTCAGGCTAAAGAGAAGGCCTCCTACAGCGTCAAACCCAAACACGCCTCTGGCATC
- the fmn2b gene encoding formin-2 isoform X1 — MGNQEAKQKKAAAASGNGSYPSLDEGWREGGGDGARKGGKRLHGKHGGKGINGGGGGLHGTGPGKKKNKSESKSSVFSIRKRKSNLKGKGDVCSSVTGSKEDVLASQHEELDSTKTPDLSADELGHWETEAADPESRQERGAGGAGEREPEAPRRASTAATSPAEDGGQKGGSSGSDTDIYSFHSAADHEDLLADIQLAIRLQHQQLHGGVHAIAEAQEEGEREPGWGGGEGGRKQSNGAVRVAPREALDLTPELELGSDALSFLEAEKDSGSDSHADPPPTPTPHLPFHAEVEEREEAVEEQGELEREALLCAAAGTKDLHPPHTAVAMATKGEAAVSPVAMTTGGNSLPGHTFDSAGKLPGEVEEDAGGEAPQEEAPADSRGRSPDAAEGLSSGAVFEEGEGPLGSGTSAESLDDCLSAGSESGPPASTAAGASPSHRQRRASNVSFSPLPPQESPTLAKRLLRSSHSSASSSPVVKPYPPIFPSYIKTTTRQLSSPGHSPALSPSHSPLSPRRAHHHLHRAAADGQQLRRQRSRSLAGSLSRSADWTEELERRLRSREEDSEGSREYLVGYRGGGGSQPLCATRRSSCGLQDIFTGRTLLEKLFLQQQQEEPEEAERLCSRILAMGLLLPFTDCFREQLGGSTAHVGGAAAAASAKFDHDQLYTWAAVNQPPHSLEPLDGKLFKGPWPPVKAGPRSTETEDNQEQHAAPLDLRQQQKENQESQQEDCVLPSSKLKEKHVNVIQQLEQTIEDLRTKIAELERQPPLLDRDGTTPPALTTDRECGGEEGLPRAVCDAHLQTEAGLSLGGLEVKSVQTSPVDESFRFKVPCGDAGAPAPPSRRDGVHCSCQQQPLPPAGGAAPPPPPPPPPPPPPPPPPLPGGSVPAPPPPPPPPPLPGGLMPPPPPPPPPLPGGVAPPPPPPPPPPGCGPPPPPPPPPPPGSACGPPAPPGALGSLPPPLPLGLYALGLTQEKPPRKAVVEPPRPMKPLYWTRIQLHTKKDASSSLVWETIEEPDVDFEEFVELFSKTAVKEKKQPLSDTITKSKAKQVVKLLNNKRSQAVGILMSSLHLDMKDIQHAVLNLDNTVVDLETLQALYENRAQQEEMDKIEKHIKSSKDKENAKPLDKPEQFLHQLSLIPNFSGRVFCILFQCSFTECMSSITRKLDTLQRLCKALQDGRTVKQVLGLVLAFGNFMNGGNRTRGQADGFSLDILPKLKDVKSSDSTKSLLCFVVAYYLRHFDEDAGRETCVYPLPEPHELFQASQMKFEDFQKDLARLRKDLRACTSEAEKVCKAADEDNLQPFKEKMDEFLTQAKNELETLDAQLSNTHKLFLELTVFFSVKAKAGEKEVSPNTFFCMWHEFSSDFKDQWKKENKAILKERLKAAEESFRQAKEKASYSVKPKHASGIKAKLGMKI; from the exons ATGGGCAACCAGGAGGCGAAGCAGAAGAAAGCGGCCGCAGCATCGGGTAATGGAAGCTACCCCTCGCTGGACGAAGgctggagggaaggaggaggcgacggCGCTAGGAAGGGGGGGAAGAGGCTCCACGGGAAACATGGAGGTAAAGGCAtcaacggaggaggaggggggctgcaTGGCACCGGTCCAggcaagaagaaaaacaagtccGAGTCCAAGTCCTCGGTTTTCTCCATCCGCAAGAGGAAGAGCAACCTGAAAGGGAAAGGGGACGTGTGTTCATCAGTGACcgggtccaaggaggacgtcttAGCGTCCCAGCACGAGGAACTGGACAGCACCAAAACACCGGACCTGTCTGCAGACGAGCTGGGCCACTGGGAGACCGAGGCTGCCGACCCCGAGAGCCGGCAGGAGCGGGGAGCAGGAGGCGCGGGGGAGCGGGAGCCGGAGGCGCCGCGCAGAGCCTCCACGGCAGCGACCTCCCCCGCCGAGGACGGGGGGCAGAAGGGGGGGAGCTCGGGCTCCGACACCGACATCTACAGCTTCCACTCGGCCGCCGACCACGAGGACCTGCTCGCCGACATCCAGCTCGCCATCcggctgcagcaccagcagctgcacggGGGAGTCCACGCGATCGCGGAggcgcaggaggagggggagcgggaGCCGGgctggggaggaggggagggggggaggaagcAGAGCAACGGCGCGGTCAGAGTGGCTCCTCGCGAGGCGCTCGACCTGACCCCCGAGCTAGAACTGGGCTCGGACGCCCTGTCGTTCCTGGAGGCGGAGAAGGATTCCGGTTCCGACAGCCATGCGGACCcgcctcccactcccactccgcACCTCCCGTTCCacgcagaggtggaggagagggaggaggcggtggaggagcagggggagctggagagagaagcCCTGCTTTGTGCAGCCGCGGGCACAAAAGACCTGCACCCCCCTCACACAGCCGTCGCCATGGCTACTAAAGGGGAGGCAGCTGTCAGCCCCGTCGCCATGACGACCGGGGGTAACAGCCTCCCTGGTCACACGTTTGACAGTGCAGGAAAGCTCccgggggaggtggaggaggatgccGGAGGTGAAGCCCCCCAGGAGGAGGCGCCTGCAGACAGTCGCGGCCGAAGCCCCGACGCGGCCGAGGGCCTGAGCTCGGGGGCCGTGTTCGAGGAGGGCGAGGGTCCGCTGGGCTCGGGCACCAGCGCCGAGTCCCTGGACGACTGCCTGAGCGCCGGCTCGGAGTCCGGCCCCCCCGCCTCCACCGCCGCCGGGGCGTCCCCCTCCCACAGGCAGCGCCGGGCGAGCAACGTGTCCTTCAGCCCGCTGCCGCCCCAGGAGAGCCCCACGCTGGCCAAGCGCCTCCTCAGGTCCAGccactcctccgcctcctccagccccGTGGTCAAGCCCTACCCTCCCATCTTCCCCTCCTACATCAAGACCACCACCAGGCAGCTGAGCTCCCCGGGACACTCCCCGGCCCTGTCCCCGTCCCACAGCCCCCTGTCCCCGCGCAGGGcccaccatcacctccacag GGCGGCGGCTGACGGCCAGCAGCTCCGCAGGCAGCGGTCCCGGAGCCTCGCCGGGTCACTGAGCCGCTCCGCCGACTggacggaggagctggagcggcggctgaggagcagggaggaggacagCGAGGGCTCCAGAGAGTACCTGGTGGGCtacaggggaggaggaggcagccagCCCCTCTGTGCCACCAGGAGGTCCTCCTGTGGACTCCAGGACATCTTCACAG GCCGGACCCTCCTCGAGAAGctgttcctccagcagcagcaggaggagcccgAGGAGGCGGAGAGGCTCTGCTCCCGGATCCTGGCCATGGGCCTCCTGCTGCCGTTCACCGACTGCTTCAGGGAGCAGCTCGGCGGCAGCACGGCCCACGTCGgcggcgctgccgccgccgcatCGGCCAAGTTCGAC CATGATCAGCTCTACACATGGGCGGCAGTCAACCAACCACCTCACTCCCTGGAGCCGCTGGATGGGAAGCTGTTTAAAGGCCCCTGGCCTCCAGTCAAGGCCGGACCCAGGTCCACAGAGACAG AGGACAATCAAG AACAACACGCAGCCCCTCTGGATTTGAGGCAACAGCAGAAGGAGAACCAAGAAAGTCAG CAGGAGGACTGTGTGCTCCCCTCATCAAAACTAAAGGAGAAACACGTGAAcgtcatccagcagctggaacaaacGATCGAGGACCTCAGGACTAAGATCGCGGAGCTGGAGCGACAGCCCCCTCTGCTGGACAGGGACGGTACGACGCCCCCCGCCCTCACCACGGACAGGGAgtgtgggggggaggagggccTGCCGAGGGCCGTGTGCGACGCTCACCTGCAGACGGAGGCGGGGCTCTCGCTGGGCGGCCTGGAGGTCAAGTCGGTGCAGACCTCACCCGTGGACGAGAGCTTTAGGTTCAAAGTGCCTTGTGGCGACGCCGGCGCCCCGGCGCCTCCCTCCAGGCGGGACGGGGTCCACTgctcctgtcagcagcagccgcttcccccggcaggaggagcagcgcctcctccccctcctcctccccctcctccccctcctccccctcctccccccttacCAGGTGGCTCAGTAcccgcgcctcctcctcctcctcctcctccgccgctaCCAGGGGGTTTAATgccacctcctcccccacctcctccccctttgCCTGGTGGCGTCGCtcccccgccgccccctccgCCCCCACCTCCGGGCTgcgggcctcctcctcctcctcctcccccacctccaccgGGGTCCGCGTGCGGGCCTCCGGCTCCTCCGGGGGCCCTGGgctccctgcctcctcctctgccgttGGGGCTCTATGCACTGGGTCTGACTCAGGAGAAGCCTCCCAGGAAGGCCGTGGTGGAGCCGCCCCGACCCATGAAGCCTCTCTACTGGACCAGGATCCAGCTGCACACCAAGAA GGACGcgtcttcttcgttggtgtgGGAGACAATCGAGGAGCCAGACGTGGACTTCGAGGAGTTTGTGGAGTTGTTCTCCAAAACGGCTGTTAAGGAGAAGAAGCAGCCGCTTTCGGACACCATCACCAAGTCCAAAGCCAAGCAG GTAGTGAAGCTCCTGAACAACAAGCGTTCCCAGGCCGTTGGAATCCTCATGTCCTCGCTGCACCTCGATATGAAAGACATCCAACATG CCGTCCTGAATTTGGACAACACCGTGGTGGACTTGGAGACGCTGCAGGCGCTGTATGAGAAT AGGgcacagcaggaggagatggacaagATTGAAAAGCACATCAAGTCATCGAAGGACAAAGAGAACGCCAAGCCTCTGGACAAACCTGAGCA GTTTTTGCACCAGCTCTCCCTCATTCCGAACTTCTCGGGCAGAGTCTTCTGCATCCTCTTCCAGTGCAGCTTCACGGAGTGCATGTCGTCCATAACCAGGAAGCTGGACACGCTGCAGAGGCTGTGCAag GCGCTACAGGACGGCAGGACGGTCAAGCAGgtcctgggtctggttctggccTTCGGCAACTTCATGAATGGGGGAAACCGGACCCGAGGCCAAGCTGACGGCTTCAGCCTGGACATCCTGCCCAAGCTGAAAGACGTGAAGAGCAGC GACAGCACGAAGAGTCTTCTCTGTTTCGTCGTGGCCTACTACCTCAGACACTTCGATGAG GACGCCGGCAGGGAGACGTGTGTGTATCCTCTCCCCGAGCCTCACGAACTGTTCCAGGCTTCACAGATGAAGTTTGAAGACTTTCAGAAAGATCTGGCTCGCCTCAGGAAGGACCTGAGAG CGTGTACGTCTGAAGCGGAAAAGGtttgcaaagctgcagatgaggATAACTTGCAGCCCTTCAAAGAAAAGATGGACGAATTCCTAACACAAG CTAAAAACGAACTGGAAACCCTGGATGCTCAGCTCAGCAACACCCACAAACT GTTCCTGGAGCTCACGGTGTTCTTTTCCGTGAAGGCCAAGGCGGGAGAGAAGGAGGTTTCACCCAACACGTTCTTCTGCATGTGGCACGAGTTCTCGTCAGATTTCAAGGACCAGtggaagaaagaaaacaaagccatTCTCAAGGAAAG gttaaaagcagcagaggagtcGTTCCGTCAGGCTAAAGAGAAGGCCTCCTACAGCGTCAAACCCAAACACGCCTCTGGCATC